From the Chloroflexus aurantiacus J-10-fl genome, one window contains:
- a CDS encoding Ig-like domain-containing protein: MFPTPIDLQIDLADLNGDSQDSVILAYSTSQNDTPGISPTLQVYTFDFNTRTGALARSNLQWVEDANASTFVMATGDIDGIAAGNGNRRQEIVLGYNSSGVSNGNFAGLNIKTIRLINLNTPSPQLATTDHWWNNQNGRNWVRYLALAVDDLDRDNRDDVVAAFTDSTSNFGFQMIYLQQGFNSQGQATGLQLKGSRRSDPAFNSDPQIVMGDWDNNSLRGVAGGSCASVTEYTVTAVGFVPPFWQNIQGDQSEKGGSIGRSVSQSFGVENSLTYERSHTVSAYVGVGVEVTGFSASARATGAREYATSNTRATETVTSTIKTLGHSWGSDAVVYEPAQYKCYSYQMSNGTNPLPVTDASVRFCEYIPFSNSLPLTAEELDSWDRNNSSETEWIPVVRDWSSLALFRGTYTDQSSNASAAALAVDSQIVAGSFISGTVAQTNLQANPWWQVDLGSVQTIDKIRIWSPGHHTNVHIFVSNNDFRTMSGHTDPANLIGVPGVFHYTLADLGVDLTTGDPIGPVTTFLTHVNDQPVRGRYIRVQLAGTDMLKLAEVQVFGPNHLEPDRYPLDLRDTDPNDGFFEVLLYNPYHTTNNDTYQWVKTRGRLLWDGRDYDIGILVGRGNAKTEWSLTTSQEETQIRREQLSNVTRIGYEIDIEAGLIVNLQAGFGEEFSAGIASETVQSTSWSENFEMGGLIQGFPREYDGQSMNWVQACRYRFHPYYYELVEESSVGYQHRFPVLDYLVPDDNNEWDLQRTDNLNACRNGNQTASTPQTTVDNFTTSTGQTSTFNVLANDEGNNLEITSVGPAQNGTTTHTTRTITYTPRSGFVGTDQFDYTISDGTNSASGTVTVTVERIYLYVPVVSR; the protein is encoded by the coding sequence ATGTTTCCCACCCCAATAGATCTTCAGATCGATCTGGCCGATCTCAATGGCGATAGTCAAGACTCGGTGATACTGGCGTATAGTACGAGCCAAAACGATACGCCAGGGATTAGTCCAACCCTCCAGGTGTATACGTTTGATTTCAATACCAGAACCGGTGCGCTGGCTAGAAGCAATCTGCAATGGGTAGAAGACGCCAACGCTTCTACCTTCGTCATGGCAACCGGCGACATTGACGGTATCGCTGCCGGGAACGGTAACCGTCGTCAGGAGATTGTCCTGGGCTATAACAGTAGTGGCGTCAGCAATGGTAATTTTGCCGGTCTGAATATTAAGACCATCCGGCTGATCAATCTGAACACCCCATCACCACAACTGGCAACAACTGACCACTGGTGGAATAATCAAAATGGGCGTAATTGGGTGCGCTACCTGGCGCTGGCCGTTGATGATCTGGATCGAGATAACCGGGACGACGTAGTAGCCGCCTTTACCGACTCAACGTCAAACTTCGGGTTCCAGATGATCTATCTTCAGCAAGGGTTCAACAGTCAGGGTCAGGCCACCGGTCTCCAATTAAAGGGATCGCGACGTTCCGATCCAGCCTTCAATAGTGATCCGCAGATCGTGATGGGTGACTGGGATAACAATTCGTTGCGCGGCGTAGCCGGGGGAAGCTGTGCCAGTGTGACCGAGTACACCGTTACTGCCGTAGGGTTCGTACCACCATTCTGGCAAAACATTCAGGGCGATCAGAGTGAAAAAGGTGGATCAATTGGGCGCTCGGTCAGTCAATCGTTTGGCGTTGAAAACTCCCTGACGTATGAGCGATCACATACCGTTTCGGCATATGTTGGGGTAGGTGTAGAAGTAACCGGATTCAGCGCCTCGGCCCGTGCAACCGGTGCTCGCGAGTATGCGACCAGCAACACTCGTGCGACGGAGACCGTAACATCGACGATCAAAACATTGGGTCACTCGTGGGGTAGCGATGCTGTTGTCTACGAACCGGCTCAGTACAAGTGCTACAGCTATCAGATGAGCAACGGCACCAATCCACTACCTGTAACTGATGCGTCAGTACGCTTCTGCGAGTACATTCCCTTTAGTAATAGCTTGCCACTTACAGCCGAAGAGCTTGATAGCTGGGACAGAAACAATAGCAGCGAGACGGAATGGATCCCGGTTGTCCGTGATTGGAGCAGTCTCGCGCTGTTCCGTGGCACCTACACTGACCAGTCCAGTAATGCGAGTGCGGCTGCACTGGCTGTAGATAGTCAGATTGTTGCCGGCAGCTTTATCAGTGGGACGGTTGCGCAAACCAATCTGCAAGCCAATCCGTGGTGGCAGGTTGATCTGGGTTCAGTGCAGACTATCGATAAGATTCGGATCTGGAGTCCCGGACACCATACCAATGTTCACATCTTTGTCTCTAATAACGACTTTCGCACCATGAGTGGCCATACCGATCCTGCCAATCTCATTGGTGTGCCGGGCGTCTTTCACTACACGCTGGCCGATCTAGGTGTAGACCTGACAACCGGTGACCCGATTGGTCCTGTGACGACGTTCCTCACGCATGTAAATGACCAACCTGTGCGGGGTCGCTACATTCGTGTGCAACTGGCCGGAACTGACATGCTCAAACTGGCAGAGGTCCAGGTCTTTGGTCCCAATCATCTGGAGCCGGATCGCTATCCGCTCGATCTACGCGACACCGATCCCAACGATGGTTTCTTTGAGGTGTTACTCTATAACCCCTATCACACCACAAACAATGACACCTATCAATGGGTGAAGACCCGTGGTCGACTCCTGTGGGATGGACGTGACTACGACATCGGTATCCTGGTGGGCCGTGGCAATGCGAAGACGGAATGGTCGCTGACAACATCGCAAGAGGAGACTCAGATCCGGCGTGAACAACTCTCGAACGTGACGCGCATTGGCTATGAGATTGACATCGAGGCCGGCCTCATCGTCAACTTACAGGCGGGTTTTGGCGAGGAATTCAGTGCCGGTATTGCCAGTGAAACCGTTCAAAGCACGTCCTGGAGCGAGAATTTTGAAATGGGTGGCCTGATTCAAGGGTTCCCTCGCGAGTATGATGGTCAGAGCATGAACTGGGTGCAGGCCTGCCGCTATCGCTTCCACCCCTACTACTACGAACTCGTGGAAGAGTCAAGTGTCGGCTACCAACACCGTTTTCCGGTCCTTGATTACCTGGTACCTGATGATAATAACGAATGGGATTTACAGCGCACGGATAATCTGAACGCCTGTCGCAACGGTAATCAGACTGCCAGTACACCACAGACAACGGTTGACAACTTCACAACCTCCACCGGTCAAACTTCCACGTTCAACGTCTTGGCCAACGACGAGGGCAATAACCTTGAGATTACCAGTGTCGGTCCGGCGCAAAACGGAACTACCACGCACACGACGCGAACTATCACGTATACCCCGCGCTCAGGGTTCGTTGGTACCGACCAGTTTGACTACACCATCTCTGATGGCACGAACAGTGCCAGCGGTACCGTGACCGTAACTGTCGAACGGATCTATCTCTATGTGCCGGTAGTCAGTCGCTGA